TACCATGACACTTCTGGTGTTCCCGATGCCTTGCTGACTGACACCTGGTAAACGGTATAGCTGGTAAGCGAAACTGGTAATCGTTCGGGCATTGTGCTTTTCGCTATTCGCGATGGGCGGTTCGCTGTGGTGGGGGAGAGAACTGCGACGCGTTTTGGTGGGGACTTAGGTTCAACGGCGTGTGATTTTCTCGATTTTGGTGGGGACAAGTGGGGACAGGGATTTGGCTCTCGGTCATGGACTCTTGGCCCTTGTAGATGAGAGAACTGCGATGCATTTTGATGGGTAGTCAGGTTCAACAAACTTTTGAAATTTGGGCAAACGGGGGGTAAGCCTGGGTAGGCGAGTGGAGGTCGGAGCTGAGCTTCGTTCATCGCATTGCTCAAGAATCAGCGGGAGCAGGTGAGATGCGTTGACTTGATTTGGATGTATCGCGCGCAGTCTGCAGAATTTGATCATCTACTTATAGGCTAGGAAATCGGGGGTTTGTCGACCTGAGATTTGAGTTGGCGCGATCATTCTGATCGCGCCGGTTCCCACCCACCACGGCCCCGTTTGGGTGGTGGTTCGGGATTGGTGGCAGGTCTGGAAGTTTGGGCTCGCTTCGCTCGGTGGAATTTTGGCGGGGCGGATCTTGGTCTTTTGGGTTGGTGGACGGGTGGTGATGGCTCGGTCGTCTCACTGCTGAGAGGTTTTGTTGGCGCTCCGGAACATCCCTCGCCTCCAGGCGCTCGTGTTTTGACTCTGGCGACATGACGCTGAGGCGAGATTACTAAGCCGGAGGTGATTCCAAGTTGGGACACTGGTAAGCAGATTCTCAGAATCCCCAAGAGGTTCCTAAGCGGGCTTACCAGTGCCACTGCTGACTACTTCTGCTTACCAAGCCCACGAACGTAGCTAGCCGTAGGTGATTCCAAGTTGGGACACTGGTAAGCAGATTCTCAGAATCCCCGAGAGGTTCCTCGACGGGCTTACCAGTGCCACTCCTGACTACTTCTGCTTACCAAGCCCACGAACGTGGCTAGCCGCTGGCTCCAAGAGCTACGGATACGATGCAGCGGGAAGAACCACGTCCGTCACGAACGGCTCATCGGTCACGAACCTCAGCTACGACTGGGAGTCCCGGCTCACCAGCCTCAGCGGAGCAACAACGGCAAGTTACGCCTACAACGGCCTCGACACCCGCGTCAGCAAGATTGAAGGCGGAGTGACGACAAACTACGTCAGAGATGGCATTGGAGTAACCGCTCCTGTCATCCGCGATACCTTCGCCTCCTACACTCCCGGCACATCCGAGAAGAGAGGCACGACCACAACCTTCCTGCACTCCGGCCTCAAGAACGCCGAGATGCAGACGGACTCAGCAAAGGCCGTCTCCGCTACCAAGCAATACGACGCCTTCGGAAACGCAGTCGCCTCTACCGGAACCTGGCAAGGAGCGTTCGGCTACGCCGGAGGTTTCGGCTACCAAGAAGACGCCAGTGGCTTAAAACTACTCGGGCACCGATATTATGATGCAAGCACCGGACGGTTCTTGACACGGGATCCCGCACAGGATGGCCGGAACTGGTACGTCTATTGTGAGAGCGCTCCACTCACAAACTATGATGATTTGGGTCTAGGAGTTGTTAGGATTGTCGCCTCTATAGCTGGCGGGCTAATCGGGGGAATTATTTCGGGAGGAAATCCAATTGGTGCCGGTGTTGGAGCGGGACTCGGAGGTGCGATCGGTAGTGCCTTGGAACAGTACTTGGAGAAAGGTGAGGTTGATGCGACGGAAGCCATAATAGATGGTGTTACTGATGGAGTTACGTCCTACGTGGGTGGAAAGCTCCTTACCGGGGTCATGGCAAAACTGATGCCTGTCGATGAGATCGCACCAGGAGTGGTAGGAGCCATTCACAACACAAACCCCGGCGCCGCTGAGGGAATCATTAAGGAAGGATTCAAAGACGGCGTAATCTATG
The DNA window shown above is from Armatimonadota bacterium and carries:
- a CDS encoding RHS repeat-associated core domain-containing protein, encoding MIPSWDTGKQILRIPERFLDGLTSATPDYFCLPSPRTWLAAGSKSYGYDAAGRTTSVTNGSSVTNLSYDWESRLTSLSGATTASYAYNGLDTRVSKIEGGVTTNYVRDGIGVTAPVIRDTFASYTPGTSEKRGTTTTFLHSGLKNAEMQTDSAKAVSATKQYDAFGNAVASTGTWQGAFGYAGGFGYQEDASGLKLLGHRYYDASTGRFLTRDPAQDGRNWYVYCESAPLTNYDDLGLGVVRIVASIAGGLIGGIISGGNPIGAGVGAGLGGAIGSALEQYLEKGEVDATEAIIDGVTDGVTSYVGGKLLTGVMAKLMPVDEIAPGVVGAIHNTNPGAAEGIIKEGFKDGVIYAWPRPVSTVTNFIVGSGTNTGGEVMIEVPADMITRNMWGAIVIK